A single Crateriforma conspicua DNA region contains:
- a CDS encoding DinB family protein: MNRQRPVTSGRPIDGDLDLQAHRDLVEGFSGQCVMELMSGQLHEMCELASVLSTDRLDTVDPPYRWTLRQMFAHLVDAERIFGDRMLRVAAGDRTDLPSWDQDAYADARFGLGNFGQLVTELGHLRQANLLLLRRLTPKAWDQRGNVGGSPITVRGLAWVCAAHMDHHFKIVRQRGDVASPDDEAKTGGF; encoded by the coding sequence ATGAATCGTCAAAGACCGGTGACATCGGGCCGTCCGATCGACGGCGATCTGGATCTCCAAGCCCACCGCGACTTGGTCGAAGGTTTTTCTGGTCAGTGCGTGATGGAATTGATGTCCGGACAATTGCACGAGATGTGTGAATTGGCCAGCGTTTTGTCGACCGATCGCTTGGACACCGTCGATCCGCCTTATCGATGGACGCTCCGCCAGATGTTTGCTCACTTGGTCGATGCCGAACGCATCTTCGGCGATCGGATGCTGCGGGTCGCGGCGGGTGATCGCACGGATTTGCCGTCCTGGGACCAGGATGCTTACGCCGACGCTCGATTCGGCCTGGGCAATTTCGGGCAACTGGTTACCGAACTCGGCCACCTTCGGCAAGCAAATTTGCTGCTGCTGCGACGGTTAACGCCCAAGGCATGGGACCAGCGGGGCAATGTCGGGGGCAGCCCGATCACGGTGCGAGGTCTGGCCTGGGTTTGCGCCGCCCACATGGACCACCATTTCAAGATTGTCCGGCAACGCGGTGACGTCGCTTCGCCCGACGACGAAGCCAAGACGGGTGGTTTTTGA
- a CDS encoding DUF1559 domain-containing protein, with the protein MRSKNASAGGFTLVELLVVIAIIGVLVGLLLPAVQSAREAARRMSCSNNCKQIGLALHNYHSAFKGFPSMSHGTSGKKNTTFGNGHTGGANWTHNALRLSWTVTLLPFMEQQPLWDQISQPYQDANPGGNPPPNNIWPAMGPRSWVGHYEPWRTQVSTYRCPTDSGAQRGNERARLNYAGCVGDAVRGTHGGWGDERNRGFFRCRYWHKFRDMLDGTSNVIAIAEFATDAGIREVNAGAAIRVSGLASRTIPQTCRDEVVDPQRPQFYLATVQRSGVDQGTARGLQWNDGLPHFSGFNTVMAPNGPSCLGNGTGTFGIYTAGSRHPGGCHVVMADGSVHFISDTIDAGDQTKGPVSATASDPNRSLPGDPSPYGVWGALGTRNMRETVSIDDA; encoded by the coding sequence ATGCGTTCCAAAAACGCGTCAGCCGGCGGATTCACGCTGGTCGAACTTTTGGTGGTCATCGCCATCATTGGTGTTTTGGTCGGGCTGTTGTTGCCTGCGGTGCAGTCCGCACGCGAGGCGGCTCGTCGAATGAGTTGTAGCAATAACTGCAAGCAAATCGGGCTTGCGTTGCACAACTATCATTCTGCGTTCAAAGGTTTTCCCAGCATGTCCCACGGGACATCCGGAAAGAAAAACACGACGTTTGGCAACGGGCACACCGGTGGTGCAAACTGGACCCACAACGCTTTGCGATTGTCGTGGACGGTCACGTTGTTGCCATTCATGGAACAGCAACCGCTGTGGGATCAAATCTCACAGCCGTATCAAGATGCGAATCCTGGTGGAAACCCGCCGCCGAACAACATTTGGCCCGCGATGGGGCCGCGGTCCTGGGTTGGTCACTATGAACCATGGCGGACGCAGGTCAGCACCTATCGCTGTCCCACCGACTCCGGTGCACAGCGTGGTAACGAACGTGCCCGCTTGAATTACGCCGGCTGTGTCGGCGACGCGGTTCGCGGGACCCACGGTGGTTGGGGCGATGAACGGAACCGCGGCTTTTTCCGTTGTCGTTACTGGCACAAGTTCCGTGACATGCTGGATGGTACCAGCAATGTGATCGCGATCGCCGAATTTGCAACCGACGCCGGCATCCGCGAAGTCAACGCCGGGGCCGCCATTCGTGTCTCTGGTTTGGCATCGCGGACGATTCCGCAAACCTGTCGTGATGAGGTGGTGGACCCGCAACGTCCACAGTTCTATCTGGCGACCGTGCAGCGTAGTGGCGTCGACCAGGGGACCGCCCGTGGCTTGCAGTGGAATGATGGGCTGCCGCACTTCAGCGGCTTCAACACCGTGATGGCACCCAATGGACCAAGTTGCCTTGGCAACGGAACCGGCACGTTTGGGATTTACACCGCCGGCAGCCGCCACCCCGGTGGTTGTCACGTGGTCATGGCCGATGGATCCGTCCACTTCATCAGCGACACCATTGATGCGGGGGATCAGACCAAGGGCCCCGTGTCGGCAACCGCAAGTGATCCGAATCGCTCGCTTCCCGGTGACCCCAGCCCGTACGGCGTCTGGGGGGCACTTGGAACTCGGAACATGCGTGAAACGGTCTCCATCGATGATGCTTGA
- a CDS encoding alpha/beta hydrolase yields the protein MSSPADDSASEPIAPKFPSPQPKPQRLGPLDCIVVDGGPKPSIPVVLCHGYGAPGHDLASLSVEWLNLLGDRGGHFRFVFPAAPLTLAEMGMPDGRAWWPLNMARLQQLAGATSLDGLYDEIPPGIDQARDALAQTLAEVFKSIQSDAGRPWALGGFSQGAMLTMDTALRSDVGPPPLLLQFSGALICRPQWTQHLDRLNASRVLQSHGRMDPILPFQGAQALHEMLAGADVTATLHSFDGPHTIDIDAVAQSAVALADLVGR from the coding sequence GTGTCTTCACCGGCTGACGATTCCGCGTCTGAACCCATCGCCCCCAAGTTTCCATCACCCCAGCCGAAGCCGCAACGGCTGGGACCGCTGGACTGCATCGTGGTTGATGGTGGCCCGAAACCTTCGATCCCGGTCGTTTTGTGTCATGGGTATGGCGCGCCCGGGCACGATTTGGCTTCGCTTTCTGTGGAATGGTTGAATTTGTTGGGGGATCGCGGCGGCCATTTTCGGTTCGTCTTTCCCGCCGCTCCGTTGACGCTGGCCGAAATGGGGATGCCCGACGGACGTGCGTGGTGGCCACTGAACATGGCCCGTCTGCAACAGCTGGCCGGGGCGACCAGTCTGGACGGACTGTACGACGAAATCCCGCCGGGAATCGATCAAGCACGCGACGCACTGGCCCAAACGCTGGCGGAGGTTTTCAAATCGATCCAAAGCGACGCGGGCCGGCCTTGGGCGCTGGGCGGGTTTTCCCAGGGAGCCATGCTGACCATGGACACGGCCCTGCGATCGGACGTCGGTCCACCGCCACTGTTGCTACAGTTCAGTGGGGCATTGATTTGTCGTCCACAGTGGACCCAGCACCTGGACCGCCTGAACGCAAGTCGCGTATTGCAGTCGCACGGTCGCATGGATCCAATTCTGCCGTTCCAAGGTGCCCAGGCGTTGCATGAAATGTTGGCCGGTGCCGATGTCACGGCGACACTGCATTCCTTTGATGGGCCCCACACGATCGACATCGATGCGGTGGCTCAGTCGGCCGTCGCCTTGGCGGACTTGGTCGGCCGCTAA
- a CDS encoding GDSL-type esterase/lipase family protein → MTRSTFAVAMTALVCFSGFDSPSLTAQDQPVVQRAVEPAEPGLLIDDVDPDNPAIAKQKVEIPKEITKWEDDIAKLEKLDAQSSDPPGAILFIGSSSVRRWTTIDEDMAPYLPIRRGYGGARYRDLAHFATRLIRPHDYRAIVMFVANDVSGGDNDATVDQIEGWVDSILDVAQQHSPGKPVFIIEITPTPKRWSVYAKIRQVNDRLREICLTRPDTYFIETAEHYLDRHNQPVMRFFDDDRLHLSDEGYDLWSKLIRRKLDDVFRDLALNDQEAADLSAQHTGS, encoded by the coding sequence ATGACGCGTTCGACCTTCGCCGTTGCTATGACGGCCCTTGTGTGCTTTTCCGGATTCGATTCGCCGTCCCTTACGGCCCAGGACCAACCGGTTGTCCAGCGAGCGGTCGAGCCCGCTGAACCAGGACTGTTGATCGATGACGTGGATCCCGACAATCCGGCAATCGCGAAGCAAAAGGTTGAAATTCCCAAGGAAATTACCAAGTGGGAAGACGACATTGCAAAGCTGGAAAAGTTGGACGCCCAGTCGTCTGATCCGCCCGGTGCCATCTTGTTTATCGGCAGCAGCAGCGTCCGACGCTGGACCACGATTGACGAAGACATGGCACCGTACCTGCCCATTCGTCGTGGCTATGGCGGCGCTAGATACCGGGACTTGGCCCATTTCGCCACACGATTGATCCGTCCGCATGATTACCGCGCCATTGTCATGTTTGTCGCCAACGACGTGTCGGGCGGGGACAACGATGCGACGGTGGATCAAATCGAAGGTTGGGTGGATTCCATTCTGGACGTTGCACAACAGCATTCGCCGGGCAAGCCCGTGTTCATTATCGAAATCACTCCGACGCCCAAGCGATGGTCGGTGTACGCAAAGATTCGGCAAGTCAATGATCGCTTGCGCGAAATCTGTTTGACGCGACCGGACACGTATTTCATTGAAACCGCCGAACATTACTTGGATCGCCACAACCAGCCCGTGATGCGTTTCTTTGATGACGATCGCTTGCACCTGAGCGACGAGGGGTATGATCTGTGGAGCAAACTGATTAGACGAAAGCTGGACGACGTGTTCCGTGATTTGGCGTTGAACGATCAGGAGGCCGCGGACTTGTCGGCACAGCACACTGGTTCATGA
- a CDS encoding Fpg/Nei family DNA glycosylase, with amino-acid sequence MPEGHKTHYLARQHADLLIGKAIAVSSPQGRFTDDAKRVDGKTLVDVHAAGKHLFYDFESEETVHIRLGRYGTFRFGTLPPPPPRGLVRMRMVFDEGTIDLNGPSRCRVIGPEEVRTIIRGLGPDPLAGGKRQDVWATIRESGKPIATLLLDQSIIAGVGNIFRAEALFEAKVHPAVPGNQLDPRQFTRIWKALLRMMKVGLKHGRIISVTRSEVDRPLSKLNDRQRFRVYACDHCGVCGSAIATTSIASRKIYFCPHCQSQG; translated from the coding sequence ATGCCCGAGGGTCATAAGACGCACTATTTGGCACGGCAGCACGCCGACCTGTTGATCGGAAAAGCAATCGCGGTGTCCAGCCCGCAAGGACGATTTACCGACGACGCAAAACGTGTGGACGGCAAAACGCTGGTCGACGTGCACGCCGCGGGCAAGCATCTGTTTTACGATTTTGAAAGTGAAGAAACCGTTCACATTCGTTTGGGACGTTACGGCACCTTTCGTTTCGGCACGTTGCCACCGCCGCCGCCACGCGGGCTGGTCCGTATGAGGATGGTATTCGATGAAGGGACCATCGATCTGAACGGTCCCAGTCGATGCCGAGTGATCGGACCGGAGGAAGTCCGGACAATCATCCGTGGGCTGGGGCCCGATCCGCTGGCCGGTGGAAAACGGCAAGACGTATGGGCGACGATTCGGGAAAGTGGCAAACCGATCGCGACGCTGCTGTTGGACCAATCCATCATTGCGGGCGTTGGCAACATCTTTCGCGCCGAAGCACTGTTCGAAGCGAAGGTGCACCCGGCGGTTCCCGGCAACCAGTTGGACCCAAGGCAGTTCACGCGAATTTGGAAAGCTTTGCTGCGGATGATGAAAGTCGGCTTGAAGCACGGGCGGATCATCAGCGTGACACGATCGGAAGTGGATCGCCCGTTGTCAAAATTGAACGATCGCCAGCGTTTCCGAGTGTATGCATGCGATCACTGCGGAGTCTGCGGCAGCGCGATTGCCACGACATCGATTGCATCGCGAAAGATCTACTTTTGTCCACACTGTCAGTCACAGGGGTAA